A DNA window from Candidatus Angelobacter sp. contains the following coding sequences:
- the bamA gene encoding outer membrane protein assembly factor BamA codes for ATTDDIRTLTATHYFHDVRVSADQTENGGVKLIYVVQGQPSINDIRFEGNRKYSNAKLLKKVKSKAGQPLDDYKLFTDAQEIKKLYEKAGYQQTTVEAKQSINEQLGRATVTFEIKEAPKVRIVDVQFVGAQAFTQKKLRKQLKTRRHWMFSWLTGSGKLKEDQFQEDQEKLRDFYWNEGYIDFELKEVRKDQISPTRMIIRFVVYEGQRYKVGSVEFKGNVKFSAEQIRRGTNILGRVVRPRMLEGEIFRPGGLEKDTRPSLEKDVQAIEDFYGANGYIGKGDHERVPVGVIKNANTDRGTMDLVYEIEEGEQSRIEKIEIRGNTKTKDRVIRRELAVSPGEVFDMVRVKLSKERLEGLQYFTPGKVQTSVEPTEVPNLKNLVVDVEDGQSGNFYFGAGFSSIDQLFGYIGMTQGNFDLFNPPYFTGGGQRLRLQATIGTKQEDYELTFVEPWFLNRHLTLEVDLFHKDIQYYSDLYDQLETGARLGLTRALFTDAFRVGINYTIENVGIHFGDGLTATNQVITPGPGRDQTTTIVRPGVSPTLQQEQGDRLVSKVGASLIYDTRGGGYLPNRGQMTSLSGSIAGGPFGGDTDFYKLELQSSWYFKGFFEAHVLELGGNVGVVKAYGDSPRVPLFDRFFLGGANTLRGYKYRNVGPRDEFGEPIGGGTYWFGFAEYSVPIIDRLRFAAFYDIGMVYPKAYDFNLGNYNDDWGIGLRLVIPQLGPAPLRLDYAFPITHGSDTSGSGRFQFSVGYSRPF; via the coding sequence GGCCAGCCACTCGATGACTACAAGCTGTTCACCGACGCGCAGGAGATCAAAAAGTTGTACGAGAAGGCGGGCTACCAGCAGACCACGGTCGAGGCCAAGCAAAGCATCAACGAACAGCTTGGACGCGCGACGGTCACATTTGAAATCAAGGAGGCACCCAAGGTGCGGATCGTGGACGTGCAGTTCGTCGGCGCGCAGGCGTTCACGCAAAAAAAACTCCGCAAACAGCTCAAGACCCGGCGGCACTGGATGTTTTCGTGGCTGACCGGGAGCGGCAAACTCAAGGAGGACCAGTTTCAGGAAGACCAGGAAAAGCTCAGGGATTTTTATTGGAACGAGGGCTATATTGATTTCGAGCTCAAGGAGGTGAGAAAGGACCAGATCAGTCCCACGCGCATGATCATCCGCTTTGTTGTTTACGAGGGACAGCGATACAAGGTCGGATCGGTCGAGTTCAAGGGGAACGTCAAGTTCAGCGCGGAGCAGATTCGACGGGGAACGAACATCCTGGGCCGGGTTGTCAGGCCGCGAATGCTCGAAGGCGAAATCTTCAGGCCGGGAGGACTCGAGAAGGACACCCGACCGAGCCTGGAGAAGGACGTCCAGGCGATCGAGGATTTTTACGGCGCCAACGGTTACATCGGCAAGGGCGACCACGAGCGGGTCCCCGTCGGGGTCATCAAAAACGCCAATACCGACCGCGGTACGATGGACCTGGTTTATGAGATCGAGGAAGGAGAGCAGTCCCGCATCGAAAAGATTGAAATCCGCGGGAACACCAAGACCAAGGACCGGGTGATCCGGCGCGAACTGGCGGTGTCGCCGGGCGAGGTGTTCGACATGGTCCGGGTCAAGCTGAGCAAGGAGCGCCTGGAAGGGTTGCAGTACTTCACGCCGGGCAAGGTGCAGACGAGCGTGGAGCCGACCGAGGTGCCAAACCTGAAAAACCTGGTCGTGGACGTGGAGGACGGGCAGTCGGGCAATTTTTATTTCGGAGCCGGCTTCAGTTCCATCGACCAGCTGTTCGGTTACATCGGGATGACGCAGGGGAATTTTGACCTGTTCAACCCTCCTTACTTCACGGGGGGCGGGCAGCGGCTTCGTCTCCAGGCCACCATCGGAACGAAGCAGGAGGACTACGAACTGACGTTTGTCGAACCGTGGTTCCTCAACCGCCATCTGACACTCGAAGTGGACCTGTTTCACAAGGACATCCAGTATTACAGCGATTTGTACGACCAGCTCGAAACCGGCGCCCGGCTGGGCTTGACGCGCGCCTTGTTCACGGACGCATTCCGGGTCGGCATCAACTACACCATCGAGAACGTCGGGATCCATTTCGGTGACGGACTGACGGCCACCAACCAGGTGATTACGCCGGGGCCGGGTCGCGATCAGACGACGACCATCGTCCGTCCGGGGGTTTCGCCAACGCTGCAACAGGAGCAGGGTGACCGCCTCGTTTCCAAGGTGGGCGCGTCGCTCATCTACGACACGCGGGGCGGCGGCTATCTTCCGAACCGCGGCCAGATGACCTCGCTGAGTGGATCGATCGCAGGCGGGCCGTTTGGCGGCGACACGGACTTTTATAAACTCGAACTTCAATCCTCGTGGTATTTCAAAGGATTTTTCGAAGCGCACGTGCTCGAGCTGGGGGGGAACGTGGGCGTGGTGAAAGCCTATGGGGATTCGCCCCGCGTGCCGCTGTTCGACCGGTTTTTTCTTGGCGGCGCCAACACACTGCGCGGCTACAAATATCGCAATGTTGGTCCCAGGGACGAGTTTGGCGAGCCGATTGGTGGCGGGACTTACTGGTTTGGCTTCGCGGAATACAGCGTGCCCATCATTGATCGATTGCGCTTTGCTGCGTTCTACGACATTGGTATGGTTTACCCGAAAGCCTATGACTTTAATCTCGGGAATTACAACGACGACTGGGGCATTGGTTTGCGCCTGGTCATCCCGCAGCTCGGCCCGGCGCCGTTGCGGCTGGATTACGCGTTTCCCATCACCCACGGCTCTGACACCAGCGGCTCAGGCCGGTTCCAGTTCAGTGTCGGCTACTCACGCCCATTCTAA